The genomic stretch atattataataagagATGTACATAgtaactattattattatatatattatatattatatagtcaTTTATTTCTTCTGATTCTAGCACAAACTAAGAGGAAAATGACAGATTATGCAAATGTAAGTACACTGATTTGTTATTCTATTTCacagaataaaaaatttatgtatcaaattttccagaaaaatataaaaataaaaaatttcttattatgtACTTAAatctacaatttttttgtaGCTTGTTGAACGCACACGAAATGTATTTCTTAGTGGTAAAACAAGACCACTAGAATGGagattaaaacaattaaaacaAGCACAACTTATGATGAAAGAATGCGAACAAGAAATTGCATCTGCTCTTGCTAGTGATCTGCACAAAGTATGTATAATAACTATCCATTATATTTTATGTTCAGGTTCATAAATAATGGATTTCTTCCTTTGTAGTCTAAATTTGAATCTCTTACAacagaagtaatatttacagaAGGAGAAATCAAAGATTTGCTTACACATCTCAAGGAATGGTCAGCTGATGAAAAAGTATCTTCGatattttgtaactttttaTGCGAATCTAACTATCTTATTTAAATGgataaatatataattcaaCTATTTGTATCTTTTAGCCTCCAAAGGCAATAGTCAACATATTGGACAAggttgaaattaaaaaagatcCGTTTGGTGTGGTTCTTGTTATAGGACCATGGAATTATCCTTTCCAGCTATGTGTAGTTCCTTTAATGGGTGCAATAGCTGCTGGTAACTGTGTTATTCTTAAACCATCAGAAATATCCTCTGCCACATCAAAAGTTCTTGCAAAAATTATTCCAAAATATTTAGATCAAGTATGTACTCCAAATAAATTCTAATAGGAAAATGATTCTGAAATAATCAAAAAAAGATATAAGCATTTCTCACTATGTCGTAAAATAATATTGCACGTTCTAGGAATGTATTCATGTAGTGCTAGGAGGTGTTCCTGAAACAACAGAACTACTTAAACACAGATTCGATTACATCTTTTATACAGGTTCAACTACAGTTGGAAAAATTATTCGCAATGCGGCGAATAAATTCTTAACGCCGGTGACATTAGAACTAGGTGGTAAAAGGTATATTCATTAATATACTCTCAGTATACTATAGCATACTTCATAATATAAAAGTGATAAATAAATGCATTAATTTACAGCCCtgtatatatagataatacGGCGAATTTAGAAGTAAGCGTGAAAAGAATACTTTGGGGCAAGTGTGTTAATGGTGGACAAACATGTATTGCACCTGATTACGTACTGTGTACTGAGgaaattcaaaataaattcataaaaaaggCAAAGGAGGTTCTCAAAGAATGGTATGGTGATAATCCCAAAGAAAGTCCAGATTTAACACGTATAATTAATGAACAACATTATAAGtaagatttttattattttatatatatatatatatatatatcctataATTTCACATTATATTGCATTCTATGAAATCTCATATTTTTACAGACGTCTCGTAAAATACTTAAATAATGGCAAAGTAGCACTTGGAGGTGATTGTGAttctaatgaaaaatatatctcGCCAACTATACTCGTTGATGTCAAGCCTACGGATCCTGTCATGCAAGATGAAATATTCGGTCCAATATTACCATTTGTAAACATAAATAACGCTTACGAAGCAATTAACTTCATAAATAGTCGGTGAGTTCTTTACAAATAAATCTTTTCAATAATAAACATGCACAAAAATGTTCTACTAATAAAAATGcacagaaatattttttaatgtttataaACTTCTAAAATTATATGCACACTGAAGATTTATTCAATTTCATAaatttcgttaaaatattttataaagcaaATAACAAGAAATAATATATGGCAATTAATTCTTTACGTCTAGAGAAACCCCACTCGTACTATATATTTTTtccaaggacaggaaagttcaAGATTTATTAATAACTCAAACTCGTAGTGGAAATGTAGGAGTAAATGACACGATAATGCAATATTGTGGTGAGTTAGGATATTAAGTGAAGAATGGTAGACTTTTTGCTAGTATATGGAATGAAGCTGTAAAATTTGTTTCAGCccttacaaatttttattttatctaatatgtatttatattggGGTTTTCTGTTGTGGTTATCGAATAATGTGCACATTGGTAATCGTCAAATATTAGGGATGGTATAGCTATATTTTTACGCATATTGGGGCCTTTTTAGATATTAATAGAATACCTGTTGAATAGAATACCTAGTATATATTGTTCATTGTATATGTTCCATCCATACCGCTTTTCAAAATGGTGAAGGCATAAGATCCATAATCCCAtatgaatatttcatattacCT from Bombus vancouverensis nearcticus chromosome 9, iyBomVanc1_principal, whole genome shotgun sequence encodes the following:
- the Aldh-III gene encoding aldehyde dehydrogenase type III isoform X3 is translated as MTDQQKSAMGEVVLEMSDTNGEPIRPKSQNITPVVEEHRIDIESELPDDDKSTQTKRKMTDYANLVERTRNVFLSGKTRPLEWRLKQLKQAQLMMKECEQEIASALASDLHKSKFESLTTEVIFTEGEIKDLLTHLKEWSADEKPPKAIVNILDKVEIKKDPFGVVLVIGPWNYPFQLCVVPLMGAIAAGNCVILKPSEISSATSKVLAKIIPKYLDQECIHVVLGGVPETTELLKHRFDYIFYTGSTTVGKIIRNAANKFLTPVTLELGGKSPVYIDNTANLEVSVKRILWGKCVNGGQTCIAPDYVLCTEEIQNKFIKKAKEVLKEWYGDNPKESPDLTRIINEQHYKRLVKYLNNGKVALGGDCDSNEKYISPTILVDVKPTDPVMQDEIFGPILPFVNINNAYEAINFINSRETPLVLYIFSKDRKVQDLLITQTRSGNVGVNDTIMQYCVDTLPFGGVGNSGMGAYHGRYTYDTFVHKKGCLIKNFNKLGETLASCRYPPYSDKKLTFIEFLLAKRPDIPGIKYVPHLLAFGLGILVTYGISTALKVQEENY
- the Aldh-III gene encoding aldehyde dehydrogenase type III isoform X1, which produces MTDQQKSAMGEVVLEMSDTNGEPIRPKSQNITPVVEEHRIDIESELPDDDKSTQTKRKMTDYANLVERTRNVFLSGKTRPLEWRLKQLKQAQLMMKECEQEIASALASDLHKSKFESLTTEVIFTEGEIKDLLTHLKEWSADEKPPKAIVNILDKVEIKKDPFGVVLVIGPWNYPFQLCVVPLMGAIAAGNCVILKPSEISSATSKVLAKIIPKYLDQECIHVVLGGVPETTELLKHRFDYIFYTGSTTVGKIIRNAANKFLTPVTLELGGKSPVYIDNTANLEVSVKRILWGKCVNGGQTCIAPDYVLCTEEIQNKFIKKAKEVLKEWYGDNPKESPDLTRIINEQHYKRLVKYLNNGKVALGGDCDSNEKYISPTILVDVKPTDPVMQDEIFGPILPFVNINNAYEAINFINSRETPLVLYIFSKDRKVQDLLITQTRSGNVGVNDTIMQYCVDTLPFGGVGNSGMGAYHGRYTYDTFVHKKGCLIKNFNKLGETLASCRYPPYSDKKLTFIEFLLAKRPDIPGIKYVPHLLAFGLGILVTYGISTALKVYKPKRI
- the Aldh-III gene encoding aldehyde dehydrogenase type III isoform X5, translating into MSCVKITVEPSVKFYNNVNAQTKRKMTDYANLVERTRNVFLSGKTRPLEWRLKQLKQAQLMMKECEQEIASALASDLHKSKFESLTTEVIFTEGEIKDLLTHLKEWSADEKPPKAIVNILDKVEIKKDPFGVVLVIGPWNYPFQLCVVPLMGAIAAGNCVILKPSEISSATSKVLAKIIPKYLDQECIHVVLGGVPETTELLKHRFDYIFYTGSTTVGKIIRNAANKFLTPVTLELGGKSPVYIDNTANLEVSVKRILWGKCVNGGQTCIAPDYVLCTEEIQNKFIKKAKEVLKEWYGDNPKESPDLTRIINEQHYKRLVKYLNNGKVALGGDCDSNEKYISPTILVDVKPTDPVMQDEIFGPILPFVNINNAYEAINFINSRETPLVLYIFSKDRKVQDLLITQTRSGNVGVNDTIMQYCVDTLPFGGVGNSGMGAYHGRYTYDTFVHKKGCLIKNFNKLGETLASCRYPPYSDKKLTFIEFLLAKRPDIPGIKYVPHLLAFGLGILVTYGISTALKVYKPKRI
- the Aldh-III gene encoding aldehyde dehydrogenase type III isoform X7, which translates into the protein MTDQQKSAMGEVVLEMSDTNGEPIRPKSQNITPVVEEHRIDIESELPDDDKSTQTKRKMTDYANLVERTRNVFLSGKTRPLEWRLKQLKQAQLMMKECEQEIASALASDLHKSKFESLTTEVIFTEGEIKDLLTHLKEWSADEKPPKAIVNILDKVEIKKDPFGVVLVIGPWNYPFQLCVVPLMGAIAAGNCVILKPSEISSATSKVLAKIIPKYLDQECIHVVLGGVPETTELLKHRFDYIFYTGSTTVGKIIRNAANKFLTPVTLELGGKSPVYIDNTANLEVSVKRILWGKCVNGGQTCIAPDYVLCTEEIQNKFIKKAKEVLKEWYGDNPKESPDLTRIINEQHYKRLVKYLNNGKVALGGDCDSNEKYISPTILVDVKPTDPVMQDEIFGPILPFVNINNAYEAINFINSRETPLVLYIFSKDRKVQDLLITQTRSGNVGVNDTIMQYCGRSHYHYTYLVLKRRLYRYFLKIQAAVVFVLMM
- the Aldh-III gene encoding aldehyde dehydrogenase type III isoform X4; protein product: MSDTNGEPIRPKSQNITPVVEEHRIDIESELPDDDKSTQTKRKMTDYANLVERTRNVFLSGKTRPLEWRLKQLKQAQLMMKECEQEIASALASDLHKSKFESLTTEVIFTEGEIKDLLTHLKEWSADEKPPKAIVNILDKVEIKKDPFGVVLVIGPWNYPFQLCVVPLMGAIAAGNCVILKPSEISSATSKVLAKIIPKYLDQECIHVVLGGVPETTELLKHRFDYIFYTGSTTVGKIIRNAANKFLTPVTLELGGKSPVYIDNTANLEVSVKRILWGKCVNGGQTCIAPDYVLCTEEIQNKFIKKAKEVLKEWYGDNPKESPDLTRIINEQHYKRLVKYLNNGKVALGGDCDSNEKYISPTILVDVKPTDPVMQDEIFGPILPFVNINNAYEAINFINSRETPLVLYIFSKDRKVQDLLITQTRSGNVGVNDTIMQYCVDTLPFGGVGNSGMGAYHGRYTYDTFVHKKGCLIKNFNKLGETLASCRYPPYSDKKLTFIEFLLAKRPDIPGIKYVPHLLAFGLGILVTYGISTALKVYKPKRI
- the Aldh-III gene encoding aldehyde dehydrogenase type III isoform X2; translated protein: MTDQQKSAMGEVVLEMSDTNGEPIRPKSQNITPVVEEHRIDIESELPDDDKSTQTKRKMTDYANLVERTRNVFLSGKTRPLEWRLKQLKQAQLMMKECEQEIASALASDLHKSKFESLTTEVIFTEGEIKDLLTHLKEWSADEKPPKAIVNILDKVEIKKDPFGVVLVIGPWNYPFQLCVVPLMGAIAAGNCVILKPSEISSATSKVLAKIIPKYLDQECIHVVLGGVPETTELLKHRFDYIFYTGSTTVGKIIRNAANKFLTPVTLELGGKSPVYIDNTANLEVSVKRILWGKCVNGGQTCIAPDYVLCTEEIQNKFIKKAKEVLKEWYGDNPKESPDLTRIINEQHYKRLVKYLNNGKVALGGDCDSNEKYISPTILVDVKPTDPVMQDEIFGPILPFVNINNAYEAINFINSREKPLSLYIFSTEEKTVSIFLENTSSGSVCVNDVIMHVAVDTLPFGGVGNSGMGAYHGRYTYDTFVHKKGCLIKNFNKLGETLASCRYPPYSDKKLTFIEFLLAKRPDIPGIKYVPHLLAFGLGILVTYGISTALKVYKPKRI
- the Aldh-III gene encoding aldehyde dehydrogenase type III isoform X6 gives rise to the protein MTDYANLVERTRNVFLSGKTRPLEWRLKQLKQAQLMMKECEQEIASALASDLHKSKFESLTTEVIFTEGEIKDLLTHLKEWSADEKPPKAIVNILDKVEIKKDPFGVVLVIGPWNYPFQLCVVPLMGAIAAGNCVILKPSEISSATSKVLAKIIPKYLDQECIHVVLGGVPETTELLKHRFDYIFYTGSTTVGKIIRNAANKFLTPVTLELGGKSPVYIDNTANLEVSVKRILWGKCVNGGQTCIAPDYVLCTEEIQNKFIKKAKEVLKEWYGDNPKESPDLTRIINEQHYKRLVKYLNNGKVALGGDCDSNEKYISPTILVDVKPTDPVMQDEIFGPILPFVNINNAYEAINFINSRETPLVLYIFSKDRKVQDLLITQTRSGNVGVNDTIMQYCVDTLPFGGVGNSGMGAYHGRYTYDTFVHKKGCLIKNFNKLGETLASCRYPPYSDKKLTFIEFLLAKRPDIPGIKYVPHLLAFGLGILVTYGISTALKVYKPKRI